One Papio anubis isolate 15944 chromosome 18, Panubis1.0, whole genome shotgun sequence genomic window, GATTCAGGACTTAGAACAGAAAGCAAGCAGATGTTAAAGGGCCAAACACTGGTTTAGTTCGTGTTTATCTGTCCTTCTGGCCCAATACTGTATCAGGcacaggggaagagagagagaggaagtgcaAGATAGACTGCAAACTTGCAAATTAGCAAAAAATGTGGGGCTATGTGGGGTACAGGGCTTGAGGAGGCCTGAGGCTTTGAGCTGATCAAGGGCACTCCGGTGGGAGGTCCCGTAGTGGCAAAGGCCAGGCAGGAGGCCTGAGCAGGGCAGGTTTGGAGAAGGCAGTGGGGAGGTAGCAAATAGATGGTGTGGCTCAGACCAGAGGGGCTGTAAGGACAAAGTCTTCCAAGATGCTGGGGAGTGGGGAAAATCCGATCAGTAATTCCTACTCATAGCTGGGGGTGGCTCGGGACGTGACTCAGCCTGCCTGACtgcttttgtcaaaaaaaaaaaaaaaaggaggatggTTATTGCTTTTGTCTGTAACAATAATAGATATGGATTATAGAACATAAAAAATGCCCTGAAAGGCcaaggccaagtgtggtgactcatgcctgtaatccctgcacttttggaggccaaggtgggagcatcgcttgagcatatgagtttgagaccagcctcgtctctacatatttttttttaaaattaactgggtgtggtggtggtggtgcctgtagtaccagctactgggaggctgaggagggaggattgcttgaacccaggagttcgaggtcacaGTGAAcaatgatggtgccactgcactccagcctgggcaacaaagcaagaccctatttgaaaagaaaaacatgaaaaaatctcCCATAGAGATTTGGTAGTCATGGTAGGAACACAGACAGTGTTGAGTCACGCTATTTTTAAGCTTCACTAAGCATATCTAATTTTTCTCATAGCACAGCCATGTCTTTGGCAATGTGGTTTTTATTGGCTACATGCATTATTATGGAACATCTAGGCCATTTCCATATTTTCACTGTTATGAAATAAATGCTGCTCTGTACATCTTTGTTCATAATTTTTTggttatatcttttttatttttcttccaatttattcCTAGAAGTGAATTTAGTTGGTGATAGGGTATTGACATTTTTAAGGCTTAGTGGTTTGAAGAGTTACAGATACTATTAAATCCATTAATAACAGAAATTGCTAAATTGCTTTCCAGGACAGCACTATTTGGCCAACATcaagtattattaaaatgaaatgagttGGGtgtatggctgggcacggtgactcatgcctgtaaatccagcacttttgggaggcagaggcagggatatcaacttgaggccaggagttcgagaacagcctggccaatatggtgaaaccccatctctactgaaaatatcaaatatcggctgggtgtggtagcgcttgcttgtaatcccagctacttggcaggctgaggcaagaggcatgagaattgcttgagcctgggaggtggaggttacagtgagctgagattgtgccactgcacttcagcctgggcgacaaagaaagattctgtcttaaaaaaaaaaaaaaaaaggccgggcatggtggctcacgcctgtaatcccagcactttgggatgctgaggcgggcggatcacgaggttaggagatcaagaccatcctggctaacacggtgaaaccccgtctctactaaaaatacaaaaaaattagccgggcgtggtggcgggcgcctgtagtcccagctactccggaggctgaggcaggagaatgatgtgaacccgggaggtggagcttgcagtgagccaagatcccgccactgcactccagcctgggcaacagagccagactccgtttcaaaaaaaaaaaaaaaaaaggctgggaagctgggtgtagtggcacttgcctctcatcccagctactcaggaggccacgGTGAAAGGACCGCTTGACactaggagttggagacaagcctgggcaacatagcaaatccctgtctcaaaaaaaaaaaaaaaaaagccccaatgACCCAAAACCACAAACACAAAAACTTTCatttgaatatatgaaaaatgggccaggcacggtggctcacacctataatcccagcactttgggaggctgaggcaggagaattgcttgagctcaggagttcgaggcaagtctggccaacatggcgataccgtgtctctacaaaaaatacaaaaattagcaggtgtagtagcatgcaactgtagtcctagctactctggaggctgaggcggaaggatcgcttgagtctgggagttctaggatgcagtgaaccatgatcccACTAcctcactccagccagggtgacaaaaaaaaaaaattatatctgattgttttaatatgaatttatttatctAGTTAGTGAGTCTGATATTTTGGGTAGTTGCTGGCCtacttctgttttattctttctgctcTGATGGACTTAaccttttttcatatttgttgcgAATTCTCTCCTATTTTTTCTGTTCAGTCACTTGGAAATCGTTTAGGCTATTTTTGAAGTCACAGTGACCCTCAGTGGCAAAGGATGGTAATGTTTCAGCGGTTCGTTTGTTGCAGGAAGAGACGCAGCCAAGTGTGAGATCTGCTTAATGTCCTAGAATGACCAGACTGGAAAACGCGACAGACCCGCTGGCATAGTCAGCTGGGAGGGACGCTAAGATCAGatagagcaggaaagaaaatggGGTGGATGACTGAAGAGTCATTTGTCAAGTTGAAACCAGAATCCAGGATGATTTGATCTCCTTGAATGTCTGGCTTGGAAAACCCAGCACCAAGCTTTGAAAACATGTCACCCGGACACCAGGGGCTGAGGCTGTCCTGGGCGGGAGGTTGTGCCTGCCTCACGGAGCGAGAGAAGCAAGGAGACCAGACGTTGACCCTGGGGCGTGCTTCCTGGGGGGCTCCCGTGGTTGGCGTGGGGTGGATGTGGACCCTCTGGACTGCTCGTGCCTGCCTGAACTTGCTATTCTGGAGCCAGACCCCAGGGAAAGCATTCCAGATCccgtgcccgccaccacacctttCCCATCGGTGCTTGTCACCTATGCGAACGGATGACGGTCGTGCTCGGCTTTACACGTTGTGGACAGCATGGATGAGATGGAGGGTGCTCATGTGCTCTTGTTGGGTGTGGTCCACAGATATTGGGATCCTCCTTGGCATGGCCTGTGGGAACGAGCGTTTGGAGATATGGCCCTTGACGCAGAGTGAGGAGTGCACTGTCACAGGTTTTCTGCGGGACAAGCTGCAGTACAGGAACCGACTTCAGTACATGGTAACCACGTGGGCACCAGCTGTGTCCCTGTCCCTGTGTCCCGGGGCTCACCTGGCATAGGCCTCTGGACATTCAGAGCCCTTTCTAGGACCCGTGTCAGCCCTGAGCTGACCATGGcctgtttctctgtctttctctgaaaCCTACCCATGCACCTGGTCTGCATTTACTGACCCTTCTCCTGCCATCTCCTGGAGCTTCCACTGCTCTTTGATCTCACTTTAATCCCACCTCCACAGTGGCACTCACCATCTGACTCAGGAATGTACACCTGGAGCTCTTTGAGGAACCCCAGGCACTTATTAGCCGGGGAGATAAAGACCTAGAAATTGGAGTCTTTGGTTTTTTTGCAGAGTGGAGATGTCTGTGTGGCTatattgcatcttttttttttttttttttttgagacggagtctcgctctgtcgccaggctggagggcagtggctcaatcttggctcactgcaatctccacctcctgggttcaagcaattctcctgcctcagcctcccaagtagctgggactataggcatgcaccactatgcccagctaatttttgtaattttagtacagacggggtttcaccatgttagccaagatggtctccatctcttgacctcgtgatccgcccgcctcggcctcccaaagtgctggaattacaggcgtgagccaccgtgcccagctccccccccgcttttttttttttttttttttttttttttactttttctaaaaaactttttcttttttttttttttgagacaaggtcttgctctgttgcccaggctggagttcagtagataatctcagctcactacaaccccatctcccaggctcaaatgatcctcccacctcagcctcccgagtagctggcactacaggcatgtgccaacatgcccagctaattaaatctttttttttgaatagagacagggtttcaccatgttgcccagggtggtcttgaactcctgggctcaagccacatgcccaccttggcctcccagagtgctgggattacaggtgtgagccaccatgcctgacctatgtaactttttaaattaattaatttaatttttagagacagggtgtcactctgttgtccaggctgaagtgtagtggcaggatcatagctcagtgtaaccttaaactcctggggtcaagtgagcCTCTCtccttacaggcatgagccactgcacttggcttatgtgttttttattttaacagctttactgagatagaatgtacatatttatatataaaagacatAATTCACTCATTTGAAGTGCACAACTCAAAGGTTTTTTagttcacagagttgtgcaaccatcaccatcgtAGGTTTTATAAgattctcggccgggcgcagtggctcacgcctgtaatcccagcactttgggaggccgaggcgggcggatcacgagagcaggagatcgagaccatcctggctaacccggtgaaaccccgtctctaccaaaaacacaaaaaattagccgggcgttgtggcgggcgcctgtagtcccagctactcggcaggagaatggagtgaacccgggaggcagaggttgcagtgagtcgagatcacaccactgcactccagcctgggcgacagatacaggctccgtctcaaaaaaaaaaaaaaaagattctcaccCACAAAATAGTATGTTTTTCTTGAAGTAGCGCGCCCTCATTCTTGAGCGTGAAACTTCTGCCTTAATAGGAGCTGCGTATTTTGTTTCGCCCTCCCTGTGTCCCAGAGGAAAGTGAGTTGTTTTTATCCCAGTTAGGAGCCAGGCAGACCTCTCTGCACAGGACCACCTCTACCATCAAAAGGCTGGGCCCTGAGTTCTCTCCTTCTACATCAAAATTCAtctggaggccgggcgtggtggctcatgcctataaccccagcactttgggaggctgaggcgggaggattgcttgagcccaggagttcaagaccagcctgggcaacatgacgaatccccatctctacaaaaaataaaaaaaaaaattgtctgggcgtggtggcacacacctgtagtcccacctacttgggaggctgaggtgggaggattgcttgagcctgggaggtcgaggcttcagggagccatgatcctgcccctgcactccagactgggtgacagagtgagactaacTCTTAAAAAAgatcacttgggaggctggggagcctGCTGGCCATTTCTACTTCTGGCCTCATAGTGTGTTCCTGTGCCTCTCTAGAAACACTACTTCCCCATCAACTACAAGATCAATGTGCCTTACGAGGGGGTGTTCAGAATCGCCAATGTCACCAGGCTGGTAAGAATCCCTTCCTGGGCTGGGGGGACCCTGCCTCCTGCAACATCCGGTGGGCCCAGCCTCAGAGGCGCGCTGGCATTGGCAGGTGGTGCTGCTGGCCTGGGGCCTCTCCTCAGCCCCAAGAGCAGGCTGGCCCTTGGCCCAGGCACACGTTTGTTCACTGTCCGCAGTGCACAGCCCGTGTCTGCTCCCTGTGCAGGGGCAAGTTCCTGGTGAGGGGCTGGTCAGATTGGTCAGAGCCCAGAGGCCTGTGTCTCCGGGGTTGCAGTGACTTCTCTGTCTCCACAGCAGAGGGCCCGGGTGAGCGAGCGGGAGCTGCGGTATCTGTGGGTCTTGGTGAGTCTCAGTGCCACTGAGTCGGTGCAGGACGTGCTGCTCGACGGCCACCCGTCCTGGAAGTACCTGCAGGAGGTGCAGACGCTGCTGCTGAATGTCCAGAAGGGCCTCATGGTGAGTCGTGAGGAAGGGTGGCAGGCGGGGctcatgtgtgtgcacacgtgtgttcatgtgtgtgtgtgagcatgcgcGTGTATGAATCTATGAGGTGTGGCCAAGGGCTGGTGAGGGAAAGGATGAACACACGGAAAGATGGGCACAAGCCGAGGGGCATGGGAGAAGTGGGGGAGGGGTGCAGGAAAAGAGGCCTGCGGAAGGAAGAGGCGGCCGTGGTGGCCATGAGAGCTGGGCTCCGGGGACAGGCGATGCCTCTGAGACTCTGTTCTAGGCTCTGCCTCTCTCCATCTGGATCCTGGGCAAGTCATCGTACCCTCTTTGTTTCTGCAACACGAGGGTCCTGGAGACAGGgtagggggagaggggaagaataGATGGAGCACAGGGAATGTTTAGGGCAGTAAAACGCTGcaggcttggtgcagtggctcatgcctgtaatcccagcactttgggaggccgagatgggtggatcacctgaggtcaggagttcaagaccagcctggccaaatggtgaaaccccatctctactaaaaatacaaaaattagccaggcctggtggtgggcacctgtaatcccagctacttgggaggctgaggggggagaatcgcttgaacctgggaggcagaggttgcagtgagctgagatcgcaccattgcattccagcctgggcgacaagagtgaaaaactccatctcaaaaaaaaaaaaaaaaagatgctgtatAATACGTTCATGGTGTATACATGACATCATGCATTTGTCACAACCCATAGAACTGTACAACACAGAGTGTGAACgctaatgtaaattatggactttagttaattaaaaaaaaaaaaagaggtcccCCATCCCCGCCCTGCTCAGAGAAATTGATCTGAGGCCTCAGGGATATTGTCCTCTAAAATGCCTGAGTCGTAGTAAAAAGGAAGGTGGCAAGATGACCCACGCGGGCCGTGTGTGCTATGGGGCCTCTCCCCGTCCTCACCAGCCCTCCTCAGGACTCTGATGCACACCTGTCCCGGGGACCCACCTGCTGCCCAGCCCAGCCAGCTGCTGACAAGGCCCAGCCTGTGGGCAGAACTTCCCAGGCCAACTGTGAGCTTCCGATGGTGAAAGGGCTTAGGGACCAGCACCTGTTTTTGCAGCTGCCTGGAGCTTTCCTGGGACGAGACTGGTGGGGAGGCTTTCAATTCCTACAAAGTCAGGAGACTCCTTGATCTCCTTggtggctctttttcttttttatttcatttcattttatttattattttagagatggggtctcgctatgttgccgaggctggtcttgaacccctggcttcaagtgatcttcctgccgcagcctcccaaagtcctgggattacaggcatgagccaccctaccTGGCCTCtgtggtggctttttttttttttttttcttctgagacggagtctcactctgtcgcccaggctacagtgcagtggtgcaatctcggctcactgcaacctctatctcccaggttcaagcaattctcctgcctcagcctcccaagtagctggaattacagatgcccgtcaccacgcctgtatttttagtagagacggggttttgccatgttgattaggctgggcttgaactcctggcctcaagtgatatgcctccctccgcctcccaaagtgctcggattacaggttgAACCACGGTGTCTGGCCGTCTCGGTCTTTTCATGGCTTTCTGCCCTGTGTTTCCTTGTCTCTGTGACCTTTCTCTTACAAGGACATCAGGCATTGGATTTAGAGCCCACTCGAAATCCAGGATGATGTCCTTCTAAGATACTGAACTTAATTACCTCTGCAAAGAGCTTTtttccaaatatggtcacattcacaggtaccaagGGGTAGGATGAAGACACAGATTTTTGGGGGAGGAGAGGGACAATTTGGCCCAGGACATGCTGCCTGGGTGGTCGCCCCCTTCCAGAAGATCACCCCCACGTTTCCCACGATGCTTTCTGCAGTGGCCCTGACCTCCTGTTCAGGGACTTCCTTCCCTCGGTGCCACGGTACACCCCACATGACCCTGTTGTTGCGTATCGTGGAGAGAAACCACACCAGCTTGGAGCTGGACACCCTGCCCTGTGTATGTGACTTAAGCCTCAGTGTCCCTGTGAGGGCCTTCTCTTGTTCCTTGGAGTTGATGGAGGTGTTTGCTTCCTGAGGGACAGTTTTCCCCAGGTCAGGGGGTCCTCATGCAGTGGTGGGTGGCCGTGCCTGGGCGCGAGATACCCTACTTTCCTCACTGTTTTGGCCTAAGCcctttactcatttttctaaGGATGGAAAAAAAGCAAAGCCTCTGAGTTGTGCATGGGTGAGAGGTGGCATCTGGGACCCTCCCCACGCCCACAGGAAGAAGATGGTGAGAAATAGCTATCCAGGCTCATCGTCACAGGATGTCTGGTCCTTCTTCTGGGGTTTGGGCAGCTCCAGGTGACTGGACAGCGCTCACGGCTCTCCTGGGATGCGGCCCCATCTCGCCGCCGCTCCTGACGGTTTCCTCCTTTCCAGGATGTGGAGGTCAGCCCCAAGGTGGAATCCGTGTTGTCCCTCCTGAATGCCCCAGGGCCGAACCTGAAGCCGGTGCGGCCCAAAGCCCTGCTGGACAACTGCTTCCGGGTCATGGAGCTGCTGTACTGCTCCTGCTGTAAGGAGCTCTCAGGGGATGGGGCCTGGAGGCGGGAGGTCGGGCATCTGGGCCCAGGCCAGTTGGCAGGGCCGGCATTCTCCCGGGCATATCCTCCACTCCCCAGGGCTACAAGCCATTTCTGGAAGCCAGGATGGGCCCTGGGTAGGGTGGGGGACCAGCACACGTGGCTTGGTTTGGTGGGGACGGTGGTCTTGAACACtgctgcagtctttttttttttttttttttccctacccCTTGCAGGTAAACAAAGCTCTGTCCTAAACTGGCAGGACTGTGAGGTGCCAAGTCCTCAGTCTTACTGCCCAGAGCCCTCATTGCAATATGCGGCCACCCAGCTGTACCCTCCGCCCCCGTggtcccccagctccccaccttACTCCACAGGCTTGGCGAGGCCGGTCAGGGCACAGGGCGAGGGCCTCTTGCCCTGAGCACTCTGGATGGTGACTGCAGATAGGGGCAGCCAGACCAGCTCCCACAGGAGTTCAACTGGACCTGAGACTTCGAGGGGTGGTGGTGAGACCCCCCTTGGGAGAGGACCCCAGGGAAGGGGGTTTTTCCTTTGAGGGGGATTCTGCGCCACAGCAGGGCTCAGCTTCCTGCCTTCCATAGCTGCCATGGCCTCACCTGGAGTGGAGGGCACCTGGGGACCTGAAGGTGGATGGGGACACAGCTCCTGGCCCCTCCTGGCGCTGCCCTCACTGTCCCCCTCCTGAAGGGGGTGCTAAGCCTCCTGTGGCCCGCAGCAGTGAGGCCACAGCCGTGGGTTGCAGGGAGACAGGCAGCACGTGGCCATTTTAGGACCCCCCAGCCTGGCGGACTGGGGAGCTGGGGGCAGAGGGCAGTGCCAAGTGCCACATCTAGCCATAGCGGATGctcttccagtttcttttttctattaaacaCCCCGCTTCCTttggtttgctttgctttgcatCTTCAGGGGTGAACCTGGAGGGGATGGGAGGTGGCCAAGCGCAGGAAGTCAATGGGGGCGGGGCTGAGGGTGTGGATTCGGAGTGGATGGAGCCTGCCCAAGGGATGTGGAATGAGAAGGATGCCAGGGATGGAGTTCCGGATCTGCCTAGCCCAGGGGCCTCTGTAAGCCTGGGTTGGGGGAGGCAGTGTTGGGCTGATCCCCTCGCCTTGACCCTtgccatcctccctccctccctccctccctccctccctccctccctccatctggCTGCCCCCAGGCAGCCCCTAGCAGGGACACCTGtggggcatttcagagacctagGTCTGGCCCTGGCCCCCACATGGAGATCTGAGATCCTCCGGGAGCCCCTAGCCTGGCCCCCTGCAGCTGGGATCTGGGGTAGGAAAGGTGAGGTGTGGGGATGGGGCGGGAAAGCagccaggcagaggcaggggtgTTAATTACAGTACACCTTTATTAATACTGGAATCTTCACAGTGCATCTGTTACTTGTAGCAGTGACTATTTAAATCAGGGGGAGGATGGTGTGGAGGGGgcggggaggagaggagaatTTTTCCAAAATctgacagaaaagaaacaaaatggttCGTATGGGATGGAGGGTAGGGGAGGGGGGGAAGGGTGAGTAGGAACCAGGAGGGCTGCCTGGGGTGGGGgaataaattaagaaaaggaaCGAGTTAACAACAGCACCAGGAAAGTTACTTCAGTCAAAAGACgcttttgaaaagaatatttctctgtacaaaatgagaaattaaacaaACGCAAAGTCCCCCAAACCAAAGTTTGTGATGTGGGATGGTTGGCTCGGATCCCGAGGTGGGTGGGCCTACGAGGTGGTCGCTACGTCGATGCAAGGGCGGCAGGGGTGGTCTCAGGATGGACGAGGGGATGGGGTAGAGTATGTACAGCCCCCGGGGCTTGCAGGGGAGGGGCACGGCGGAGTTGGTGGGGGCTGTGCCACACGAGCCCCCCTCTCTGGGAAGCCCCTGCCTCCTTTCCCATCAGGACCTCTGAAGCCCAGGCCTGCCCACCCACTGCCCCTCACACTATTCCCACCACATCCTGAATCCTGCTCCACCGCCCTGCCTCAGCAGACCCCTGCAGCCCTGGGGAGAATGTGCGGCAGAAATTCCACCCAAGACTCCCCACACTGGTCACCTGCTCTCCTGGCCCCTAAAACAGGGGCCCTGATGTTGGCCTGAGCTCCACGGGTTGAGTGCTCGGCCAGGCAGTTGTTGGACCTAGTGACTTACAGGGACCATTCTCCATCAGCTCTCTCTGATGAGACTCCGTGCACATCAGGGCCTGCTTGGTGCCCAGACTTACCCAGGAGCTGCCCTGCCGGGGTCCCAACTCACCGCACAAGAACTTCCAGGAGCTCAAGCCTGGGAGGCTCAGACCCAGCTCCACTCCATCAAGACCAAGGTGCTCCTGACCCCCAGGTAGGACCCTGCCCTGGGGCCACGATGCCCTCCGAGCCCTGCTTTCCCTCCTGACCTGCGGGGCCACCAGGACTTCCTCCGCTTGCCTTAGGCTCACGTGCTTTTACCTGCTGAGACTTGGCGTGACTTGGTGCGTGGGGTGCGGGCAGCtttgcccctccccctgcccccgcTGCCAGTGCAAGCCTGGACTACAGTGGGGGCCATCCTGGGATGGCATCTCCTCTGGCAACAGAGAGTCAAAGCCAATCTTCCCAGACTCGCTCCCCTACCTGGGCTTGCAGCTGGCTCAGACCACAGCAGACAGGCCGGGAGCCTCCCAACCCTATTTTGGCTACGCTCAAGACGCCAGACAGAACAGTAGCTTTCCCAGGGCCCTGGGGGAGCCAAGTCCCCCCCTTCTCCTCCTGCCATAGGACCACCAGGCCACGGGGGGGGGGGCTGTCCCCCAGGTGCTCCCAGACACCCACCCTGTATCGTCCCCTCAGCCCCACACACAGTCCTCGTCCACAGCCAGCtccattttattatattcataaaatgacCCCACACCTCCTACTGCTCCAGTCCCCTCCTTCCAAAGGTGGCTGAAACTGTGACCCCAAAGTTAAAGGATTGATGTACCCAATGAGAAGTGAACATCTGAAAACAGTGCCTGTGTGGCTGGCCGGTGACCCTAGGGCCTCCGGCCTCCTAACCCTGCTGCCCTAGTTTCCAAGGAACTGCCCTGGCCCCCTCCAGCCAGCCTCACGGGGTCGGGGAGGCGAGGGGTGGAAGCCACCACAGGGCCCCTGGGACTCCCCAGGCAGCCCCTGGTTTCCTCCCTGAGACTCGGCGTGGGCCCTGGAACTCCCTTCCCACATGGGAGGGCCTGGCTGCCCAACTCCAACCTGCTGCcctggcccccagcccccagcccccagcagacATCCAGCCCAGCACGCACCTGCCCTCCACAGCCGCTCTGCTTCCCGGAGAGACAGgcctgggagaggcagagagaaggcaagaggggaggaggggggctCAGGCAGGGGAGAGGGGGCCAGCATTCcaggaggagctgaggcaggaccAGCCCTGGGAGAGGCCGGGATGGTGAGAGGGAGGCCAGCCCGGCCCCTCTGCTGTGGGCGGGGCCCTGGCCCTGGTGCTCACGGGTATGGAAGAGGCAGGGcctgagaggaggaagaggagggaca contains:
- the IL34 gene encoding interleukin-34 → MPRGFAWLRYIGILLGMACGNERLEIWPLTQSEECTVTGFLRDKLQYRNRLQYMKHYFPINYKINVPYEGVFRIANVTRLQRARVSERELRYLWVLVSLSATESVQDVLLDGHPSWKYLQEVQTLLLNVQKGLMDVEVSPKVESVLSLLNAPGPNLKPVRPKALLDNCFRVMELLYCSCCKQSSVLNWQDCEVPSPQSYCPEPSLQYAATQLYPPPPWSPSSPPYSTGLARPVRAQGEGLLP